The Gymnodinialimonas sp. 57CJ19 genome includes a window with the following:
- the trxA gene encoding thioredoxin, with protein sequence MTPPGGHKAMATTAVTDATFDTEVKQSDIPVVVDFWAEWCGPCKQIGPALEELSDEYEGRVKIVKINVDENPNSPMQLGVRGIPALFMFNGGEVVSNKVGAAPKAALQKWIDEAV encoded by the coding sequence ATAACCCCGCCTGGAGGGCACAAAGCCATGGCTACCACTGCCGTTACCGACGCCACTTTTGACACCGAAGTGAAGCAGTCCGACATCCCCGTTGTTGTTGATTTTTGGGCCGAATGGTGTGGCCCCTGCAAACAGATCGGCCCCGCTCTGGAAGAGCTTTCCGACGAATATGAAGGCCGCGTGAAGATCGTGAAGATCAACGTGGACGAAAACCCCAACTCTCCCATGCAACTGGGCGTGCGCGGCATTCCTGCGCTGTTCATGTTCAACGGCGGAGAGGTCGTTTCCAACAAAGTAGGTGCCGCCCCCAAAGCCGCCTTGCAAAAATGGATCGACGAGGCCGTCTAA